From Lagenorhynchus albirostris chromosome 15, mLagAlb1.1, whole genome shotgun sequence, one genomic window encodes:
- the SNN gene encoding stannin produces MSIMDHSPTTGVVTVIVILIAIAALGALILGCWCYLRLQRISQSEDEESIVGDGETKEPFLLVQYSAKGPCVERKAKLTPNGPEVHG; encoded by the coding sequence ATGTCCATCATGGACCACAGCCCCACCACCGGTGTGGTCACAGTTATCGTCATCCTCATCGCCATCGCTGCCCTGGGGGCCTTGATCCTGGGCTGCTGGTGCTACCTGCGGCTGCAGCGCATCAGCCAGTCAGAGGACGAGGAGAGCATTGTGGGGGATGGCGAGACCAAGGAGCCCTTCCTGCTAGTGCAGTACTCGGCCAAGGGACCGTGCGTGGAGAGGAAGGCCAAGCTGACCCCCAACGGCCCTGAAGTCCACGGCTGA